Proteins from one Thaumasiovibrio subtropicus genomic window:
- a CDS encoding Yip1 family protein, with the protein MLLDHLVGLYTHPKQEWHTIDEKHEGIGASLSHLLIVAILPPVCAYISSVFIGWQIGVGDPIFLTAGSAIFMAIGMYIALVSGVFALGYLTYWMSRTFGSEPEYTQCFEVAVYTATPLFMSALGAFYPHIWFLMMVGLVGLSFSVYLLYTGVPILMHIPEDRGFIYASSVVTCGLVLLVTIMASSVILWNFGFGPQFVS; encoded by the coding sequence ATGTTACTAGATCACTTAGTCGGGCTATACACGCACCCCAAACAAGAATGGCACACCATAGATGAAAAACACGAAGGTATCGGTGCTAGCCTCAGTCACCTGTTAATTGTTGCTATTCTCCCCCCTGTTTGCGCTTACATTTCCAGTGTATTCATTGGCTGGCAGATTGGTGTAGGCGACCCTATTTTCCTCACGGCTGGCAGCGCGATCTTCATGGCCATCGGCATGTACATTGCCCTAGTGAGCGGTGTTTTTGCATTGGGTTACTTAACGTATTGGATGAGTCGTACCTTCGGCTCTGAGCCAGAGTACACGCAATGCTTCGAAGTAGCGGTGTATACAGCAACCCCTCTCTTCATGTCGGCACTGGGCGCTTTCTATCCTCATATTTGGTTTTTAATGATGGTAGGCTTGGTCGGGTTAAGTTTCTCAGTATACCTGCTCTACACCGGTGTTCCGATTCTGATGCACATCCCAGAAGACAGAGGGTTTATCTACGCAAGCTCAGTGGTGACTTGTGGCTTGGTGTTGCTCGTCACTATCATGGCCAGTTCAGTTATCTTGTGGAATTTTGGCTTTGGGCCGCAATTTGTAAGCTGA
- a CDS encoding LysR family transcriptional regulator, whose translation MKLDDLNIFRLVVENGSFTAASRKTQIPVATLTRRIQALEESLNIRVLNRHARKLSLTEGGKKFYEECGPLLQQLVNNAEHISEEVRGASGKLRIAGPFNLTKTVLQPMLNAFMAEHPSINIELSISHSDQLDPTDWDLIFRVGPQRDSSLIARKISSVEDILVASPDYLRNNPEPTHANDLHAHSLLKGQPLLRWRLTNNDGESVTISDRGRFEATQLNVVREACCDGLGITLMPQPMLQKYIDNGQIVRILNDWSANPRDIYLMYNHRDHQPEKLRLFIEFASDYFKFSH comes from the coding sequence ATGAAACTGGATGATTTAAACATTTTTCGACTCGTCGTCGAGAACGGCAGTTTTACCGCAGCTTCAAGGAAGACGCAGATTCCAGTTGCGACATTGACACGCCGTATTCAAGCGCTAGAAGAGTCGTTAAACATTCGCGTGTTGAACCGACATGCGCGTAAGCTTTCTCTCACAGAAGGGGGCAAAAAGTTCTACGAAGAGTGCGGACCACTTCTGCAGCAACTGGTTAATAACGCAGAGCATATTAGTGAAGAAGTGCGCGGTGCTTCTGGCAAGCTTCGAATTGCGGGGCCTTTTAACCTCACCAAAACGGTATTGCAGCCAATGCTCAATGCGTTTATGGCCGAACATCCCTCTATCAATATTGAGCTGTCAATTAGCCATTCAGACCAACTCGACCCAACCGACTGGGATCTGATATTCCGTGTGGGTCCACAGCGCGACTCCAGCCTTATTGCACGAAAAATCAGTTCCGTCGAAGACATCTTAGTCGCCAGCCCTGATTACTTAAGAAATAACCCAGAGCCGACCCATGCAAATGATCTGCATGCGCATTCCCTATTGAAAGGCCAGCCTTTATTGCGCTGGCGCTTAACCAATAATGATGGGGAAAGCGTTACCATCAGTGATCGTGGCCGATTTGAAGCGACGCAGCTCAATGTGGTGCGCGAGGCCTGCTGCGATGGACTCGGCATCACTTTGATGCCTCAACCTATGTTGCAAAAGTACATCGATAATGGCCAGATAGTTCGTATTCTCAACGACTGGTCCGCTAACCCACGCGACATTTATCTCATGTACAACCATAGGGATCACCAACCTGAAAAGTTACGGCTTTTCATTGAGTTCGCGAGTGACTATTTCAAATTCTCGCACTAA
- a CDS encoding response regulator — protein sequence MLDGKEVLIVEDDPIFRNMIVQYLKTEGCQISEAENGLEGLRALRNSIPDLLLCDLSMPVMNGMEFVEEVSVQYPMLPVVVLSGTEKMSDVATALRLGVKDFLIKPLSDIRSLGTALSSVLSTADDAISHQHDFSHHWFDVNGMQAQNDELERHLNELQENPVAARDLLVGLMPNTHSKQGDWELRYQVLQSAEVSPVLLDYTWLMDGRLAFYLIDSDSAKDAGTATTLLIRAFFNDYLRTQLPQQHDITELVKVLENGIMHSGYATPVKGIFGIFNACDCSLQIVPTGIGANLITAEGTRPVAAMNWLGKSAQKNPVLRTFLPDSGARLSLSELGSATFSITIGRTNR from the coding sequence GTGCTCGACGGCAAAGAGGTGCTGATTGTTGAGGACGATCCTATTTTTCGCAATATGATTGTTCAGTACCTAAAGACGGAAGGTTGTCAAATTAGCGAGGCTGAAAATGGCCTCGAAGGTCTTCGTGCACTCCGTAATTCGATTCCTGATCTCTTGCTTTGCGATCTCTCTATGCCGGTGATGAATGGTATGGAGTTTGTGGAAGAAGTCAGTGTTCAATATCCCATGCTACCTGTGGTTGTCTTGTCTGGCACGGAAAAAATGTCGGATGTCGCAACTGCGTTAAGGTTGGGCGTCAAAGACTTTTTGATCAAGCCGCTGAGCGATATCCGCTCGTTGGGAACAGCGTTAAGTTCTGTGCTGTCTACGGCCGATGATGCCATCAGCCATCAACATGATTTCTCTCACCATTGGTTTGACGTAAATGGCATGCAGGCTCAAAACGATGAGTTGGAACGTCATCTAAATGAGCTTCAAGAAAACCCGGTAGCCGCAAGAGACTTATTAGTCGGGCTGATGCCAAATACCCATTCCAAACAAGGCGACTGGGAACTCAGATATCAAGTGTTGCAATCAGCAGAAGTCTCACCAGTATTGCTAGATTATACTTGGTTAATGGATGGCAGGCTGGCGTTTTATTTAATTGATTCCGATTCGGCTAAGGACGCAGGTACGGCAACAACGCTGTTAATTCGCGCCTTTTTTAATGACTATTTACGGACTCAGTTGCCCCAGCAGCATGATATTACTGAGTTAGTCAAAGTGCTTGAAAATGGCATTATGCACTCAGGGTATGCAACGCCGGTAAAAGGTATTTTTGGTATTTTTAATGCGTGCGATTGCTCATTGCAGATAGTGCCAACAGGCATAGGTGCAAATCTTATTACTGCAGAAGGCACGCGACCCGTAGCGGCGATGAATTGGCTAGGAAAATCAGCCCAAAAGAACCCGGTATTACGCACGTTCTTGCCGGATTCTGGTGCACGACTATCACTTTCAGAGCTAGGCTCTGCAACTTTCAGTATTACGATAGGTCGAACTAACCGTTAG